A stretch of the Bradyrhizobium arachidis genome encodes the following:
- a CDS encoding TRAP transporter substrate-binding protein, translated as MTSSKPGSISRRSLLLAASTVPLCGILTRPASAAEFVYKFATGQDPTHPVNIRAQEAIDRIREATSGRLEIRLFPANQLGSDTELMTQVRSGGVEFFNQSSSILATLVPSAGIVNTGFAFADYNSVWKAMDGDLGTYIRAQIAKMPIMAVSKAWDNGFRQVTSSGREVRTPDDLKNFQIRVPPAPLLTSLFKALGAGPTPINFNEVYSALQTKVVDGQENPLPIIATARLYEVQSTCSLTGHVWDGYWILGNKRAFERLPKDVQEIVTRELDRSAVDQRADIAKLSQSLRTDLSAKGLKFIDVDRAAFRQALSKTSFYADWKGKFGEEAWSQLEKAAGQLS; from the coding sequence ATGACTAGCTCGAAGCCCGGAAGCATCAGCCGCCGATCGCTGTTGCTGGCAGCCAGCACCGTGCCCCTCTGCGGCATTCTCACCCGCCCGGCATCAGCCGCCGAGTTCGTCTACAAGTTCGCGACCGGACAGGATCCGACTCACCCGGTAAATATCCGGGCGCAGGAAGCGATCGACCGCATCCGCGAAGCGACCAGCGGACGACTGGAGATCAGGCTGTTCCCGGCCAATCAGCTCGGCTCCGACACCGAGCTAATGACCCAGGTTCGCAGCGGCGGCGTCGAGTTCTTCAATCAATCGTCCTCGATTCTCGCCACCCTCGTGCCCAGCGCAGGGATCGTGAACACGGGCTTCGCATTCGCCGACTACAACAGCGTGTGGAAGGCGATGGACGGCGACCTCGGCACCTATATCCGAGCGCAGATTGCCAAGATGCCGATCATGGCGGTGTCGAAGGCCTGGGACAACGGCTTTCGTCAGGTGACTTCATCCGGCCGCGAGGTCCGGACGCCGGATGATCTCAAGAATTTCCAGATCCGCGTTCCGCCCGCGCCGCTTTTGACCTCGCTGTTCAAGGCGCTAGGCGCCGGGCCGACGCCGATCAACTTCAACGAGGTCTATTCTGCGTTGCAGACCAAGGTCGTCGACGGCCAGGAGAACCCGTTGCCGATCATCGCGACCGCGCGTCTCTATGAAGTTCAGAGCACGTGCAGCCTGACCGGGCACGTCTGGGACGGCTACTGGATCCTGGGCAACAAGCGCGCCTTCGAACGCCTACCCAAGGACGTTCAGGAGATCGTGACGCGCGAGCTCGATCGCTCCGCCGTCGATCAACGCGCCGATATCGCAAAGCTCAGCCAGTCGCTGCGCACCGATCTCTCGGCCAAAGGGCTCAAGTTCATCGACGTCGATCGCGCCGCCTTCCGTCAGGCCCTGTCCAAGACGAGCTTCTACGCCGACTGGAAGGGCAAGTTTGGCGAGGAGGCCTGGTCGCAGCTCGAAAAAGCCGCGGGTCAGCTATCATGA
- a CDS encoding transketolase family protein translates to MKSVRSAPQQGKPRLTTSAMIASIAAEGQKTKSAPFGHALVELARSRPDVVGMTADLGKYTDLHIFAKAFPDRYYQMGMAEQLLFGAASGLAAEGFMPFATTYAVFASRRAYDFIHQTIAEEDRNVKIVCALPGLTSGYGPSHQAAEDLALFRAMPNMTVIDPCDAHEIEQLVPAIAAHQGPVYMRLLRGQVPVVLDKYDYKFELGKAKLIRDGKDALVISSGIMTMRALEAAQTLKDDSIDTAVLHVPTIKPLDAETILREAGNPGRLVVVAENHTTIGGLGEAVAALLMRSGVHPPFRQIALPDEFLDAGALPTLHDRYGISTAEVARQIKQWL, encoded by the coding sequence ATGAAGAGCGTAAGATCCGCACCGCAGCAGGGCAAGCCGCGTCTGACAACCTCGGCGATGATCGCGTCGATCGCGGCTGAAGGACAAAAGACGAAGTCAGCGCCCTTTGGACACGCGCTCGTCGAGCTTGCACGCAGCCGCCCTGATGTGGTCGGCATGACGGCTGATCTTGGCAAATACACCGACCTGCACATTTTCGCGAAGGCATTTCCGGATCGCTATTACCAGATGGGCATGGCCGAGCAGCTTCTGTTCGGCGCGGCCTCAGGCCTTGCCGCCGAAGGCTTCATGCCGTTCGCCACCACCTACGCCGTGTTCGCCTCGCGGCGCGCTTACGACTTCATCCACCAGACGATCGCGGAGGAAGACCGCAACGTGAAGATCGTGTGCGCATTGCCGGGCCTGACCTCGGGCTATGGCCCGAGCCATCAGGCCGCAGAGGATCTCGCGCTGTTTCGCGCGATGCCGAACATGACGGTCATCGATCCCTGCGATGCTCACGAAATCGAGCAGCTAGTGCCAGCCATCGCTGCGCATCAGGGGCCGGTCTACATGCGGCTGCTGCGTGGCCAGGTGCCGGTCGTGCTGGACAAATATGACTACAAATTCGAGCTCGGAAAGGCCAAGCTGATCCGTGACGGGAAAGATGCCCTGGTTATCTCGTCAGGCATCATGACCATGCGCGCGCTCGAGGCCGCACAAACCTTGAAGGACGACAGCATCGATACTGCGGTGCTGCATGTTCCAACCATCAAGCCGCTCGATGCCGAGACAATCTTGCGTGAGGCAGGCAACCCGGGCCGTCTTGTCGTCGTTGCCGAAAACCACACAACGATCGGCGGTCTAGGGGAGGCCGTTGCCGCACTTCTGATGCGTTCAGGCGTCCATCCGCCGTTCCGACAGATCGCACTGCCGGACGAGTTCCTTGATGCTGGTGCACTTCCGACGCTGCACGATCGCTACGGGATTTCCACCGCAGAGGTCGCAAGGCAGATCAAGCAGTGGCTCTAA